A single region of the Polyodon spathula isolate WHYD16114869_AA chromosome 12, ASM1765450v1, whole genome shotgun sequence genome encodes:
- the LOC121324669 gene encoding transmembrane protein 229B-like yields MAAAEPLTVLSRWYLYAIHGYFCEVMFTAAWEFVVNFNWKFPGVTSVWALFIYGTSILIIERMYLQLKDRCHILIRCLIYTLWTYSWEFLTGFILRQFNACPWDYTDFDYDFMGLITLEYCLPWFCASLIVEQLVIRNTLRLRFDEKTDPAAAVETTGTANGHIKND; encoded by the coding sequence ATGGCTGCTGCCGAACCCCTGACAGTACTCTCGCGCTGGTACCTCTACGCCATCCATGGTTACTTTTGTGAGGTGATGTTCACTGCTGCCTGGGAATTTGTAGTCAACTTCAACTGGAAGTTCCCGGGCGTCACCAGCGTCTGGGCCCTCTTCATCTATGGCACCTCCATCCTGATCATAGAGCGCATGTACCTGCAGCTCAAGGACCGCTGCCACATCCTGATTCGCTGCCTCATCTATACGCTCTGGACCTACTCCTGGGAGTTCCTCACAGGCTTCATCCTGCGCCAGTTCAATGCCTGCCCATGGGACTACACTGATTTTGACTATGACTTCATGGGCCTGATCACCCTGGAGTACTGCCTGCCCTGGTTCTGTGCTTCCTTGATCGTCGAACAGCTCGTCATCAGAAACACCCTCAGGCTTCGCTTTGACGAGAAGACCGATCCTGCTGCTGCCGTGGAAACAACCGGAACGGCCAATGGGCATATAAAGAATGACTGA